The following are encoded in a window of Aromatoleum petrolei genomic DNA:
- the tcuB gene encoding tricarballylate utilization 4Fe-4S protein TcuB, whose amino-acid sequence MQQLEALLREASDLAEGVIAPSAAEAEVERVMKICNACRYCEGFCAVFPAMTRRLEFAQADIHYLANLCHNCGACLHACQYAPPHEFAVNIPQAMAKVRGQTYSDFAWPSSLGTLYRNNGLTVALALAAGLALFLMMALAKNGTLFHAPLAGDFYAIFPHNLLVSMFGPVFLFVAVALGLGVAKFWRGISAGDPNAAAIAETAHDVLKLKYLDGGHGQGCPNADDASTLARRRFHHLTFYGFMLCFAATSVATIYHYVFGWAAPYALTSLPVMLGTLGGIGLLIGPAGLLWLNVRRHAQHGDAAQKPMDRGFIALLLLTSATGLALLAGRDTAAMALLLAAHLGAVMALFLTMPYGKFAHGIFRTAALLKWAIEKRAPNPVGVGSE is encoded by the coding sequence ATGCAGCAGCTTGAAGCCCTGCTCCGCGAAGCGAGCGATCTCGCCGAGGGCGTCATCGCGCCCAGCGCAGCCGAAGCCGAAGTCGAACGCGTGATGAAGATCTGCAACGCCTGCCGCTACTGCGAAGGTTTCTGCGCGGTTTTCCCGGCGATGACACGCCGGCTTGAATTCGCTCAGGCCGACATCCATTACCTCGCGAACCTTTGCCACAACTGCGGCGCGTGCCTGCACGCGTGCCAGTACGCGCCGCCGCACGAGTTCGCGGTCAACATCCCGCAGGCGATGGCCAAGGTACGCGGGCAAACCTACTCGGACTTCGCGTGGCCGAGCAGTCTCGGCACGCTCTACCGCAACAATGGCTTGACCGTCGCGCTGGCGCTTGCGGCCGGCCTCGCGCTCTTCCTGATGATGGCCCTGGCGAAGAATGGCACGCTGTTCCATGCCCCGCTCGCCGGCGATTTCTACGCGATCTTCCCGCACAATCTGCTGGTGTCGATGTTCGGGCCGGTGTTCCTGTTCGTCGCGGTGGCGCTGGGCCTGGGGGTCGCGAAGTTCTGGCGCGGCATCTCGGCGGGAGACCCCAATGCGGCGGCAATCGCGGAGACGGCGCATGACGTGCTCAAGCTCAAGTACCTCGACGGCGGCCACGGTCAAGGCTGCCCGAACGCGGACGACGCCAGCACCCTCGCCCGCCGCCGCTTCCACCACCTGACTTTCTACGGCTTCATGCTGTGCTTCGCTGCGACGAGTGTGGCGACGATCTACCACTACGTCTTCGGCTGGGCGGCGCCGTACGCGCTGACGAGTCTGCCCGTCATGCTCGGCACCCTGGGCGGGATCGGCTTGCTCATCGGTCCGGCAGGCCTGCTGTGGCTGAACGTGCGGCGCCACGCGCAGCACGGGGACGCCGCGCAAAAACCGATGGACCGCGGCTTCATCGCGCTGCTGCTGCTCACCAGCGCCACGGGCCTCGCGCTTCTTGCCGGGCGCGACACTGCAGCGATGGCTCTGCTCCTTGCCGCACATCTCGGCGCCGTGATGGCACTGTTCCTGACGATGCCCTACGGCAAGTTCGCGCACGGCATCTTTCGCACCGCCGCGCTGCTGAAATGGGCCATCGAGAAGCGCGCGCCCAATCCGGTCGGCGTCGGCAGCGAGTGA
- a CDS encoding FAS1-like dehydratase domain-containing protein, producing the protein MNLKEWIGRAEEVSDIATATPYAALSATFDRDALRPQAGTALPALWHWLYFLPLHKQSEIGPDGHAKRGGFLPPVPLPRRMWAGSQFEFHKPLRIGDAMTRTSTIHDVTEKTGRTGPLVFVKVRHEIRREGESDVALTEFHDIVYREAPKPDDVAPPPKAAPASSMWEKKWVPDDVLLFRYSALTFNGHRIHYDRKYVTETEGYPGLIVHGPMIATLLLDLLRHQLPDAEVVRYEFRAIRPVFDINHFFVCGEPQADGKTIRLWAKDHEGWLTMEATAVIK; encoded by the coding sequence ATGAACCTCAAAGAATGGATCGGCCGCGCGGAGGAAGTCTCCGACATCGCGACGGCGACCCCGTATGCCGCGCTGTCTGCGACCTTCGACCGCGATGCCCTTCGCCCACAAGCCGGCACCGCCCTGCCTGCGCTGTGGCACTGGCTGTACTTCCTGCCGCTGCACAAGCAGTCGGAAATCGGCCCCGACGGCCACGCCAAGCGCGGCGGCTTCCTGCCGCCGGTGCCGCTGCCGCGTCGCATGTGGGCGGGCAGCCAGTTCGAGTTCCACAAGCCGCTGCGCATCGGCGATGCGATGACGCGCACGTCCACGATCCACGACGTCACCGAGAAGACCGGACGCACGGGCCCATTGGTGTTCGTGAAGGTGCGCCACGAGATCCGCCGCGAGGGGGAATCGGACGTCGCTCTCACGGAGTTCCACGACATCGTCTACCGCGAAGCACCGAAACCCGACGACGTCGCGCCGCCGCCGAAGGCGGCCCCCGCGAGCTCGATGTGGGAGAAGAAGTGGGTGCCGGACGACGTGCTGCTGTTCCGTTACTCGGCGCTGACCTTCAACGGCCACCGCATCCACTACGACCGCAAGTACGTGACGGAAACCGAGGGCTACCCCGGCCTGATCGTCCACGGCCCGATGATCGCGACGCTGCTGCTGGACCTACTGCGCCACCAGCTGCCCGACGCGGAAGTCGTGCGTTACGAGTTTCGCGCGATCCGCCCGGTGTTCGACATCAACCATTTCTTCGTCTGCGGCGAGCCGCAGGCGGACGGCAAGACGATTCGCCTGTGGGCGAAGGACCACGAAGGCTGGCTGACGATGGAAGCCACCGCGGTGATCAAGTGA
- a CDS encoding TRAP transporter small permease: protein MKFLDALEEWLVTLLIGGATVITFAAVIHRYGAGLPIPVVQDWLISINMSWAQELTIIMFVWMAKFGAAYGVRTGIHVGVDVLINRLPDRTRAKFVIFGLLAGAFFTGIIATLGGHFVWENGAHYAIFSALGLDTGEALEGPTTVDLEWPTWVVYSAIPLGSALMCFRFLQVCGSFMRTGELPHHDHGHVEGMDEEVDVGLDMPDPSDVYPRDLGKKIHDKTGGVR, encoded by the coding sequence ATGAAATTCCTCGATGCTCTGGAGGAATGGCTCGTCACGCTCCTGATTGGCGGCGCGACGGTCATTACCTTCGCTGCAGTGATCCATCGCTACGGCGCTGGACTCCCGATTCCCGTCGTGCAGGACTGGCTCATCTCGATCAACATGAGCTGGGCGCAGGAGCTCACGATCATCATGTTCGTGTGGATGGCCAAGTTCGGCGCCGCCTACGGCGTGCGTACCGGCATCCACGTCGGCGTCGATGTGCTGATCAACCGTCTGCCCGATCGCACGCGCGCCAAGTTCGTCATCTTCGGCCTGCTCGCCGGTGCGTTCTTCACCGGCATCATCGCAACGCTGGGCGGCCATTTCGTGTGGGAGAACGGTGCCCACTACGCGATCTTCAGCGCACTGGGCCTCGATACGGGCGAAGCGCTGGAGGGGCCGACGACGGTCGACCTCGAGTGGCCGACCTGGGTTGTCTATTCCGCGATCCCGCTCGGCAGCGCCCTGATGTGTTTCCGCTTCCTGCAGGTATGCGGGTCCTTCATGCGCACCGGCGAACTGCCGCATCACGACCACGGCCATGTCGAAGGCATGGACGAGGAGGTCGACGTCGGGCTCGACATGCCCGACCCGAGCGACGTGTATCCGCGCGACCTCGGCAAGAAAATCCATGACAAGACCGGGGGTGTGCGATGA
- a CDS encoding TRAP transporter large permease: MSAAVIFVLLLVLMISGMPISISLGLTVLSFLFFMTQVPIESVALKLFTGIEKFEIMAVPFFILAGNFLTHGGVAKRMIAFATSMVGHMPGGLGLSAVVACSLFAAVSGSSPATVVAIGSILLPAMVKAGYPNKFGAGVVASAGGLGILIPPSIAMVMYAVSTNSSIGALFMAGVIPGLVLAAMLMFTTWWIARKNNYPRAARATWAQRAKAFRESIWGLLLIIVVMGGIYTGIFTATEAAAMSAVYAFVIATFVYKDLRLSDLKQVLISSANLSAMLLYIITNAVMFSFLLTNEQIPQAMSEWIVASGLGVIGFLLMANIILLIAGNFMEPASIILIFAPILFPIAMSLGIDPVHFGIMITVNMEIGMITPPVGLNLYVASGISKLGLTDMSKAVGPWLLTMLVFLAIVTYWPPLTLWLPKTLGMM; this comes from the coding sequence ATGAGCGCCGCTGTCATATTCGTGCTGCTGCTGGTCCTGATGATCAGCGGCATGCCGATCTCCATCTCGCTCGGCCTGACGGTCCTGAGTTTCCTGTTCTTCATGACCCAGGTGCCGATCGAGAGTGTCGCCCTCAAGCTCTTCACCGGCATCGAGAAGTTCGAAATCATGGCGGTGCCGTTCTTCATCCTGGCGGGCAACTTCCTGACGCATGGCGGCGTAGCGAAACGGATGATCGCGTTTGCGACCTCGATGGTTGGGCACATGCCTGGCGGTCTCGGTTTGAGTGCTGTGGTCGCGTGTTCGCTGTTCGCCGCCGTGTCGGGTTCGAGCCCGGCGACGGTCGTGGCAATCGGTTCGATCCTGCTGCCGGCGATGGTCAAGGCGGGCTACCCGAACAAGTTCGGTGCGGGTGTGGTTGCCTCCGCCGGCGGCTTGGGCATCCTGATTCCGCCGTCGATCGCGATGGTGATGTACGCGGTGTCGACCAACAGCTCGATCGGCGCACTGTTCATGGCGGGGGTCATTCCGGGCCTGGTGCTTGCCGCGATGTTGATGTTCACGACCTGGTGGATCGCGCGCAAGAACAACTATCCGCGCGCCGCCCGTGCGACCTGGGCGCAGCGCGCCAAGGCGTTCCGCGAGTCGATCTGGGGTTTGCTGCTGATCATCGTCGTCATGGGCGGGATCTACACCGGCATCTTCACCGCGACCGAGGCAGCGGCGATGAGTGCGGTCTATGCGTTCGTTATCGCCACCTTCGTCTATAAGGATCTGCGCCTGTCCGATCTCAAGCAGGTGTTGATCTCGTCGGCGAACCTGTCGGCGATGCTGCTCTACATCATCACCAACGCCGTGATGTTCTCGTTCCTGCTCACCAACGAGCAGATCCCGCAGGCAATGTCCGAATGGATCGTCGCGAGTGGCCTGGGGGTGATCGGCTTCCTGCTGATGGCGAACATCATCCTGCTGATCGCGGGCAACTTCATGGAACCGGCGTCGATCATCCTGATCTTCGCGCCGATCCTGTTCCCCATCGCGATGAGCCTCGGCATCGATCCGGTGCATTTCGGAATCATGATCACGGTGAACATGGAGATCGGGATGATCACGCCCCCGGTCGGCCTGAACCTCTACGTCGCGAGCGGCATCAGCAAGCTCGGCCTGACGGACATGAGCAAGGCCGTCGGCCCCTGGCTGCTGACGATGCTGGTGTTCCTCGCGATCGTCACCTACTGGCCGCCGCTCACGCTGTGGCTGCCCAAGACCCTCGGAATGATGTGA
- a CDS encoding class-II fumarase/aspartase family protein, with translation MGATIIDSSIFGNIFSTDAMRQVWSDRNRTAKYVEIERALAVVQGRLGIIPQEAADEIVKNCDIDKIDMDKLRAATERIGYPVLGVVSQLNALCRDKLGEYCHWGATTQDITDTATVLQIREALELVDADLQGISAALVDISRRHRDTPVIGRSNLQQAIPVTFGFKTAAILAGIERHRERLAQLRPRVLMGEFGGACGTLASIERGAMETQAGLMEELGLAQPDIAWHTVRDTIAEVGAFLGLVGGSLGKIAMDVKLMMQHEVAEVFEPFHPGRGSSSTMPQKRNPISSCYIHAAVSVVRQHAAALMDAMIADHERSTGPWEIEWIALPEAFCLLAGALKQTRFVLEGLEVDAAKMRANIDITNGLVMSEAVMMGLGPYIGREYAHDLVYDLCREAIRTNRPLLDILAEHPEINIHLDRAALALLCDPANYLGQAGVMVDKVLQRAAGAVR, from the coding sequence ATGGGCGCGACCATCATCGATTCAAGCATTTTCGGCAACATCTTCAGCACCGACGCGATGCGTCAGGTCTGGTCCGACCGCAACCGTACCGCCAAATACGTCGAGATCGAGCGCGCACTCGCCGTCGTGCAGGGGCGGCTTGGCATCATTCCCCAGGAAGCCGCCGACGAGATCGTCAAGAACTGCGACATCGACAAGATCGACATGGACAAGCTGCGTGCGGCGACCGAGCGCATCGGCTATCCGGTGCTCGGCGTCGTCTCGCAGCTCAACGCGTTGTGCCGCGACAAACTGGGCGAGTACTGCCACTGGGGCGCGACGACGCAGGACATCACCGATACGGCGACCGTGCTGCAGATCCGCGAGGCCCTGGAGCTTGTTGACGCCGACCTGCAGGGCATCTCTGCGGCCCTCGTGGACATCTCGCGCCGCCATCGCGACACGCCGGTGATCGGCCGCAGCAACCTGCAGCAGGCCATTCCCGTCACCTTCGGCTTCAAGACCGCCGCGATCCTGGCCGGCATCGAGCGCCACCGCGAGCGCCTCGCGCAGCTCCGACCGCGCGTGCTGATGGGCGAATTCGGCGGCGCCTGCGGCACCCTCGCGTCGATCGAGCGGGGCGCGATGGAGACCCAGGCCGGCCTGATGGAGGAGCTCGGTCTCGCCCAACCGGACATCGCATGGCACACGGTGCGCGACACGATCGCCGAAGTCGGCGCCTTCCTGGGCCTGGTCGGCGGTTCGCTCGGCAAAATCGCGATGGACGTCAAGCTGATGATGCAGCACGAGGTGGCCGAGGTGTTCGAACCCTTCCACCCGGGCCGCGGTTCGAGCAGCACGATGCCGCAGAAGCGCAACCCGATCTCGAGCTGCTACATCCACGCCGCCGTGTCGGTCGTGCGCCAGCACGCCGCCGCGCTGATGGATGCGATGATCGCCGACCACGAGCGCTCCACCGGCCCGTGGGAGATCGAGTGGATCGCCTTGCCCGAGGCCTTCTGCCTCCTCGCCGGCGCGCTCAAGCAGACGCGCTTCGTGCTCGAGGGGCTCGAGGTGGACGCGGCAAAGATGCGCGCGAACATCGACATCACCAACGGTCTCGTCATGTCCGAAGCGGTCATGATGGGGCTCGGCCCCTACATCGGCCGCGAGTACGCGCACGACCTGGTTTATGACCTGTGCCGCGAGGCGATCCGCACGAACCGGCCGCTGCTCGACATCCTGGCCGAGCATCCCGAGATCAACATCCACCTCGACCGTGCCGCGCTCGCGCTCCTGTGCGATCCGGCGAACTACCTTGGGCAGGCCGGCGTGATGGTCGACAAGGTGCTGCAGCGGGCGGCGGGAGCGGTGCGATGA
- a CDS encoding HpcH/HpaI aldolase/citrate lyase family protein — protein sequence MRMPITYLFVPGNRPERFDKALAAGAGAIVLDLEDAVAAAEKSLARDAIADWFPGHADDASRIVVRINDAQSPCFADDLALLEAIGIRQVMLPKTEWREQVRQVVDAVSPTVAVLPLIETARGVRNVDDIAATEGVLRLAFGTLDYAVDLDLSGDEAGLAYASARIAIASRCAELASPVAGVTPAIDDEARIRADFASARAFGFGAKLCIHPRQVAVIHEVCRPSAEELAWAERVLVAAQTSEGAVQLDGRMIDRPVVLKAQAIVARSRSSHG from the coding sequence ATGCGGATGCCGATCACCTATCTCTTCGTGCCGGGGAACCGGCCCGAGCGTTTCGACAAGGCGCTGGCTGCCGGAGCCGGGGCAATCGTCCTGGATCTGGAGGATGCCGTTGCCGCCGCCGAGAAATCCCTCGCACGGGATGCGATCGCGGACTGGTTCCCCGGCCACGCGGACGATGCGTCACGCATCGTCGTGCGCATCAACGATGCGCAGTCCCCATGCTTCGCGGACGACCTCGCGCTGCTCGAAGCCATCGGAATCCGTCAGGTCATGCTGCCGAAGACCGAATGGCGCGAGCAGGTTCGTCAGGTCGTCGACGCCGTGTCGCCGACGGTCGCGGTGTTGCCGCTGATCGAGACGGCGCGCGGCGTGCGCAACGTGGACGATATCGCGGCGACCGAGGGCGTGCTGCGGCTCGCGTTCGGCACGCTGGACTATGCGGTCGACCTCGATCTTTCGGGCGACGAGGCCGGCCTCGCCTACGCCTCGGCACGCATCGCGATCGCTTCGCGCTGCGCCGAGCTTGCCTCCCCGGTCGCAGGCGTGACGCCCGCAATCGACGACGAGGCCCGTATCCGCGCGGACTTTGCCTCCGCGCGCGCTTTCGGTTTCGGCGCGAAGCTGTGCATTCACCCCAGGCAGGTCGCTGTCATCCACGAAGTGTGCCGCCCGTCCGCCGAGGAGTTGGCGTGGGCCGAGCGCGTGCTCGTGGCGGCGCAAACCTCCGAGGGTGCCGTGCAGCTCGACGGCCGGATGATCGACCGTCCGGTGGTGCTCAAGGCCCAGGCGATCGTTGCTCGCAGCCGTTCCAGCCACGGCTAG
- a CDS encoding CaiB/BaiF CoA transferase family protein, producing the protein MRPLEGITVITLEHAIAAPFATRQLADLGARVIKVERPGVGDFARGYDERVRGLASHFVWTNRSKESLTLDVKHPEAQAILKRLIVEEADIVVQNLAPGAAARLGLSYRELSALKPEIIVCDISGYGSDGPYRDKKAYDLLIQSESGFLSVTGTEAEPSKAGPSIADISAGMYAYSNILAALLQRQKTGRGQHLDISMLESLVEWMNYPLYYAFDGASPPRRTGASHATIYPYGPFPAGDGKVVMLGLQNEREWGAFCEKVLLQPGLAREERFSTNSRRSAARDELRAIILDAFSALTAEQVIARLEEAQIANAHVNDMHAVWDHPQLKARGRWREVGTAAGAVPALLPPGSWEEGEPRMDPVPALGEHSAAILAGLGYEAERIAALRRDGVI; encoded by the coding sequence ATGAGACCCCTGGAAGGCATTACCGTCATCACGCTCGAACACGCGATCGCCGCGCCATTCGCGACACGTCAGCTCGCCGATCTCGGCGCGCGCGTGATCAAGGTCGAGCGCCCGGGTGTCGGCGATTTTGCGCGCGGCTACGACGAGCGCGTGCGCGGCCTGGCGTCGCATTTCGTGTGGACCAACCGCTCGAAAGAGAGCCTGACGCTGGACGTCAAACATCCGGAGGCGCAGGCGATCCTCAAGCGCCTGATCGTCGAGGAGGCCGACATCGTCGTGCAGAACCTCGCGCCGGGTGCCGCCGCCCGTCTGGGCCTGTCGTACCGCGAACTTTCCGCATTGAAGCCGGAGATCATCGTGTGCGACATCTCGGGTTACGGCAGCGACGGCCCCTATCGCGACAAGAAGGCCTACGACCTGCTGATCCAGAGCGAGTCGGGTTTCCTCTCGGTGACCGGCACGGAAGCCGAGCCGTCGAAGGCGGGGCCGTCGATCGCCGACATCTCGGCCGGCATGTACGCCTACAGCAACATCCTCGCGGCTCTGCTGCAGCGGCAAAAGACCGGCCGCGGTCAGCACCTGGATATCTCCATGCTGGAGAGCCTCGTCGAGTGGATGAACTATCCGCTTTACTACGCCTTCGACGGCGCTTCGCCGCCGCGCCGCACCGGTGCCTCGCACGCAACGATCTATCCCTACGGACCGTTTCCGGCCGGCGATGGCAAGGTCGTCATGCTCGGTCTGCAGAACGAACGGGAATGGGGCGCTTTCTGCGAGAAGGTGCTGTTGCAGCCCGGGCTCGCACGCGAGGAACGCTTCTCCACCAACTCGCGGCGCAGCGCCGCACGTGATGAGTTGCGCGCGATCATCCTCGACGCTTTTAGCGCACTGACCGCCGAGCAGGTCATCGCGCGCCTGGAAGAGGCCCAGATCGCCAACGCCCACGTGAATGACATGCACGCCGTGTGGGACCACCCGCAGCTCAAGGCGCGCGGTCGCTGGCGTGAGGTTGGCACCGCCGCCGGCGCCGTCCCGGCCTTGCTGCCGCCGGGCTCCTGGGAGGAAGGCGAGCCGCGCATGGACCCCGTTCCCGCGCTCGGCGAGCACAGCGCGGCGATCCTCGCGGGACTCGGCTACGAAGCCGAACGCATCGCGGCCCTGCGCCGTGACGGCGTGATCTGA
- a CDS encoding LysR family transcriptional regulator: MELRQLRYLVRTIELGSISQAALDLGIAQSAVSLQIQRLEGELATRLLQRTATGVMPTDAGIAFLAHAQLALRHAMEAATAAQQSRLSGVVSVGLAPSTSGVLGLPLIEAMREHYPDIRIHLVEGMSGHLGQMLNGRELDLAVLFDTGPASRCSVQPLLEERLFFICGANTRPSALPTRLADIVDVPLVLPTPRHGLRRVIDAAFTALGVRPAVIAEVDSLYVLMDMVARGMAATLQPWAALARQPDAMSRLGWSEITDEGTSRRNLLCSLSDDELSPAALATRGMVTRVVKQLIDEGRWRGVTTSHLDSR, translated from the coding sequence ATGGAACTCAGACAGCTGCGCTATCTGGTGCGCACGATCGAGCTCGGCAGCATCAGCCAGGCTGCGCTCGATCTCGGGATCGCTCAATCCGCGGTGAGCCTGCAGATTCAGCGCCTTGAAGGCGAACTCGCGACACGGTTGTTGCAGCGTACCGCGACCGGGGTGATGCCGACCGATGCCGGCATCGCCTTCCTCGCCCATGCGCAGCTCGCCCTGCGCCATGCCATGGAGGCGGCGACGGCCGCGCAGCAATCGCGCCTGTCGGGGGTCGTCAGCGTGGGACTCGCGCCGTCGACGTCCGGGGTGCTCGGCCTCCCTCTGATCGAGGCGATGCGCGAGCACTATCCGGACATCCGCATTCACCTGGTCGAAGGCATGTCCGGTCACCTTGGCCAGATGTTGAACGGCCGCGAGCTCGATCTCGCTGTCCTCTTCGACACCGGGCCTGCGAGCCGGTGCAGTGTGCAGCCCCTGCTGGAAGAGCGTCTGTTCTTCATCTGCGGTGCCAACACACGCCCCTCGGCCCTGCCGACGCGCCTCGCAGACATCGTCGACGTCCCGCTTGTGCTGCCGACTCCGCGCCACGGTCTGCGGCGGGTCATCGACGCCGCGTTCACGGCGCTCGGCGTGCGTCCCGCAGTCATCGCCGAAGTCGATTCGCTCTATGTGCTGATGGACATGGTGGCGCGCGGCATGGCGGCCACGCTGCAGCCCTGGGCAGCGCTCGCGCGCCAGCCCGATGCGATGTCGCGCCTGGGTTGGAGCGAGATCACGGACGAAGGGACGTCCCGCCGGAATCTCCTGTGCAGTCTCTCCGACGACGAGCTGTCGCCGGCCGCACTGGCGACGCGCGGTATGGTGACCCGCGTCGTGAAACAGCTCATTGACGAGGGGCGCTGGCGCGGCGTCACGACCAGCCATCTCGATTCGAGATGA
- the tcuA gene encoding FAD-dependent tricarballylate dehydrogenase TcuA, whose protein sequence is MKQDTSNQGTPDVLVIGGGNAALCAALTAREAGASVLLLEAAPREWRGGNSSHTRNLRCMHDAPQDVLTDAYPEEEFWQDLKKVTGGRTNEQLARLAIRESSRCRDWMRRHGVHFQPSLSGTLHLSRTNAFFMGGGKALVNAYYRSAEALGVRVRYEAPVDRLEVVDGEFRAAWIGQERIAARACVLASGGFESNREWLREAWGQNSDGEWPADNFAIRGTRFNRGVLLKAMMEAGADTIGDPSQSHCVAVDARAPLYDGGICTRIDCVSLGIVVNKHAQRFYDEGEDFWPKRYAIWGRLVAQQPGQVGFSVIDSKAVGRFMPPVFPGAKADTLEGLARQLGLDEQAFVRTVRDYNAACRVGTFDHTVLDDCHTDGVTPAKTHWALPLDTAPFYGYALKPGITFTYLGVKVDERAAAHFKGEPSRNLFVAGEMMAGNVLGQGYTAGVGMTIGTVFGRIAGASAAAATRKEGVEHAAA, encoded by the coding sequence ATGAAGCAAGACACATCGAATCAGGGCACCCCCGACGTGCTCGTCATCGGCGGCGGCAATGCGGCCTTGTGTGCAGCACTGACCGCCCGCGAGGCGGGCGCTTCCGTGCTGCTGCTGGAAGCCGCACCGCGCGAATGGCGTGGCGGCAACTCGAGCCACACGCGCAACCTGCGTTGCATGCACGACGCCCCGCAGGACGTCCTCACCGACGCCTATCCCGAGGAAGAATTCTGGCAGGACCTCAAGAAGGTCACCGGTGGCCGCACCAACGAGCAACTCGCGCGACTGGCGATCCGCGAGTCCTCGCGCTGCCGTGACTGGATGCGCAGGCACGGCGTGCATTTCCAGCCCTCGCTGTCGGGCACGCTGCACCTGTCGCGCACCAACGCCTTCTTCATGGGGGGCGGGAAGGCGCTCGTGAATGCCTATTACCGCAGCGCCGAAGCGCTGGGGGTGCGCGTCCGCTACGAGGCGCCGGTGGATCGACTGGAAGTGGTCGACGGCGAGTTCCGTGCCGCCTGGATCGGACAGGAGCGCATCGCGGCGCGTGCCTGCGTGCTCGCGTCCGGGGGCTTCGAATCCAACCGGGAATGGCTGCGCGAAGCCTGGGGTCAGAATTCCGACGGCGAGTGGCCGGCGGACAATTTCGCGATCCGCGGCACGCGCTTCAATCGCGGTGTGCTGCTGAAAGCGATGATGGAGGCCGGGGCGGACACGATCGGCGATCCCTCGCAATCGCACTGCGTCGCGGTCGACGCGCGCGCGCCGCTCTACGACGGCGGGATCTGCACGCGCATCGACTGCGTTTCCCTCGGCATCGTCGTCAACAAGCATGCGCAGCGTTTCTACGACGAAGGCGAGGATTTCTGGCCCAAGCGCTACGCGATCTGGGGACGGCTCGTCGCCCAGCAGCCCGGCCAGGTCGGATTTTCGGTCATCGACTCGAAAGCCGTCGGTCGCTTCATGCCCCCTGTGTTCCCCGGTGCGAAGGCGGACACGCTCGAAGGGCTCGCGCGCCAGCTCGGTCTCGACGAGCAGGCCTTCGTGCGCACGGTGCGCGACTACAACGCCGCCTGCCGCGTCGGCACCTTCGACCACACGGTGCTCGACGACTGCCATACGGACGGCGTGACGCCGGCCAAGACCCACTGGGCCTTGCCGCTCGATACCGCTCCCTTCTACGGCTACGCGCTCAAGCCCGGTATCACCTTTACCTACCTCGGCGTGAAGGTCGATGAACGGGCGGCCGCCCACTTCAAGGGTGAGCCCAGCCGCAATCTCTTCGTCGCCGGCGAAATGATGGCCGGCAACGTACTCGGGCAGGGCTACACCGCCGGCGTCGGCATGACGATCGGCACGGTATTCGGACGTATCGCGGGCGCCTCGGCCGCCGCGGCGACGAGGAAGGAAGGAGTCGAACATGCAGCAGCTTGA